The genomic DNA TATAACAGATTTTCATAGTATACATACGTAACTAAGCAGAAAAAGAAACATACAAAGGAGGAAACGACGATATTTCATTCAAACACTCGTGACTTAATCTACCACGAAAAATTTACTGATCCGCTATAATTAACCAGCCGTCCTCGTACCGGAAGAAGACGGTTAGCAGTCTTTTTATAGCTCTCGTGCTGCATAAATCTGCATTTTACTGAACGGACGAAACAGCTTGCGTTCGATGCAGTAAGCAAGCTGAAAGGTTATGATCCGTCGCCATCGCACAGGAGCCGGACATTTTACTACGGACCGGGCAAGCTTTGTTCGTGTCGGATCTCGCACGTGACTACGGATTCACGGACCAGGATGGTTCGCAACCGGTATCGTTTCGTTTGTAAGTAATCTTTTTACCGATTAACACAACAAGAAGGTCGGCTTGGTCTCGCGACAGCCGAACCTTCTTGTATTTCATCATGCCATTCTCCGACCAATTACCCGGTACATCAGTTTGATTAGAATGAGCGTCGTGATAAGTGTGACAACAAGTACGGCAATCGGTAACAAGATCGGATAACCGAAGATATTAACCGTCACATACTCCCGGAATAAAACGTAAACACTTAGTGCCTGTCCCTGTGTGAACTTCACCAAAGTCCACATGAACTCCGGTGTTTCTGTATTAAACAGAACCGTTTCAATCAGAAAAGGTCCGCCGACGATAAGTCCACCGAGGAATACAGCGACCACCGTCTGTTTAATCAACATCGACAGGAACAACAGGACGATGACAAGCGAAACGGCAATCACCCACTGATACAATACGGAAATCCCGTATAATTCAGCGAACGTCAACGGGTAAGGTGAGTTACCGTAAGCCGCTTGGATCGGAATATCCCAACCGGAATGCCCGCGGAAGAAACATAGCAGTTGAACCAGATTGTAGATTAGAATCGTCCCCGTTATCAGTGCAACGGATACCAGCAGCTTGGCCGTCAATAATTGTTTTCTCCCGTGCCGTGAAGAATACAGATATGCCGCAACACCGGTCTGATATTCATTCGAGAAACTGACTGCTGTTCCGAAAATCAGGACCACTGCCAACAAGGCATATCCACCGGTTCCTGAAAACGTCAGCAATTGATCAAACGTTTGATAGTTTCCGACCGGACGATAATCAATCGCTTCCGTCAAATCAGCTTGTAATGAGAATTGACGTTTTTCATATACAGTGGATGCCTCCTTTCCTTCCTGACGGAGCGAAGAGACATCTTTGGATTGCTTGCCATAAGCGGATGCAGCCTCGAGCACGTTATGATAGGAAGCATTTTGTTTCTTTTCCTCTGCTGTCGGATGACTTTTTTTGACATAGGCTTCACTCCCCGCTTCCGCACGCGCAATCATTTCTGTCGTCAGTTCCCCTTCAAACCCTGTGTTGACACGATCCGCCCACGGCCATCCTATCCGTTGCACGGAAAAGTACAATCCGGCAATCAAGATGACAAGCAGCAACAACCATAAAAAGCGTTGCTGCAACAATTTGTAACACTCAAAGCGGATTAACTCCCGCAACGTACTGTCTGATTTTTTCATACGACTTGCCTCTTTCGACTAGTTTGATAAAGGAATTTCAATACAATCAGGGTCACGACTAACTGCACAAGCAGGATGGCAACCGGCAACAGCAACGGAATCCCAAGGTGGATCGTTTGATATGTCTTAAACACTTCTCCGGTCAACAAGGCACGGCTCGGGAAAAATAAAATCCCTTGCTCAAAAAGTTTTGTTTCCGGAAAAAAGATGCTCGAAATGACGAATTGGTAAAGAAGCGGGACACCCATTAAAATGCTCGACCAGAGAATCGCTTGAATCGCCGTTTTGGCGAAAAATGATATCGTTAG from Exiguobacterium sibiricum 7-3 includes the following:
- a CDS encoding ABC transporter permease subunit; the encoded protein is MKKSDSTLRELIRFECYKLLQQRFLWLLLLVILIAGLYFSVQRIGWPWADRVNTGFEGELTTEMIARAEAGSEAYVKKSHPTAEEKKQNASYHNVLEAASAYGKQSKDVSSLRQEGKEASTVYEKRQFSLQADLTEAIDYRPVGNYQTFDQLLTFSGTGGYALLAVVLIFGTAVSFSNEYQTGVAAYLYSSRHGRKQLLTAKLLVSVALITGTILIYNLVQLLCFFRGHSGWDIPIQAAYGNSPYPLTFAELYGISVLYQWVIAVSLVIVLLFLSMLIKQTVVAVFLGGLIVGGPFLIETVLFNTETPEFMWTLVKFTQGQALSVYVLFREYVTVNIFGYPILLPIAVLVVTLITTLILIKLMYRVIGRRMA